In Apis mellifera strain DH4 linkage group LG10, Amel_HAv3.1, whole genome shotgun sequence, the genomic window atttttttaaaataaaaataaaatattttattaaaattaaaaataaaataatattttatttttaatttttttaataaaagcaattttttataattaaaaaaatattaccttatatatatttatttttataatattaatcttaagtaaatatttaatattacaaattattattatttcgatgaaattctagtttgttaaaagattatttttattttatttccagcaTAACATAAACAGTATAATGAATTTcaagtaagaaaaataattttttctctttatatcgttttcatttattttatattataaaagaatttaattttattatttaaaaatggacTTTAATGTTTTGAAAGTTATGCGCATgctattaattactttttgtttctagaaatatttgatagaattaatgtcattttaataaaacgagtatttcaatcttattactatgaaattgaaattatatataaaaaaaatatttataattgtataatgtttaaattgtgtaaaaaataaacaaaaaatattttttttaaagagggttagaaataaaatattttctattaagaataaactatttatttttatttttttttccgttacattttttaaacattcaatgtcaaattaattttttatcttaattctattttttttctattttaagtaaaaatgggtacaaaaatattaaatgatattcataatgacataaaacaattaataacagCAATTACATCTTATgaggtaattaatattttatatatatttattatttaatctgttttaaactaaaattataatcataaattaaaattaaaatagaataataattataaattttaataaataaaattatttatatttaggaaAATGAAGAAGGATTTCAAATTTGTGAACGTTTTTGTATGACAAATATTAAACATCATCGATATCTATCTGTTGATAGCAATAGTACCAAAGAAGCTATTAAAgctttaattaagaaattttctattcatgGCAAATATGATGTAGCAAAAAAATTTGAGGAACTTGTTGATACATTTgtattaagttttaattttgaacaacATCCACAATATGATTTACAATGGCATCTATTGActttattattggaattagCTAATGAAACATATAAATCTGATttagaaactttaaaattaacacgTGGAGAATGTACTTTCAATATAACAGGTGAAAATGAAAGTGAAATTACAGAGGAAATTGATtggattgaatatttaaaagagggacaagaaaattttttcaatgattataAAAGTGATACAGAtagtgtaaatatttttatttgtaatatttgattaaattataaaaattacttataaaatatatttatatatttattataatttatttaaatatctcattTCTAATAGGAATGGTCTAATGATACAGAAGACAATATAGATATACACTCAAATTTTGaagtatctataaatattacagaTTCAAATAAAGCAATATGCATACCATctgttgaaaaagaattaaataaattatctttagcTCTGAATGAAGAACTTAACTCTAAAAATTggctattattaaatgttcaaAATAGTTGGTGGAATGAATTAGAATGGAGAAAATATCCAGTTAAGAGCAATTTTTTTGATGCtcatttttgtgaaatttggtatgtatttatttgcattattattttttcttatatcatatttttaatatattaatattaaataggtATAAAGCAAgtgggaaaaatttttatacattaggAACCCTTAGTGAATATGTAGTATGTAGAGAATTGTTATGGATGTTTTATGCTCCATCACAAATGGTAGTGTTTCAACAAAatgaagaaacaaaagaattttttattcgtcctAATATATCAATACCTAGTTTAACTATTgtgagtatataataatttacttatttataaattgtgcaATTATGTAagactattaataaaatatttcaggtTGCATTTAATAGTATTCTTTTACCATTTTGTaagtatttttcaatgatatatgatatagaaCAATTTGGAATTAGATTGTATTCAAAACAGgatgatttttgtaaaaaaccACCTTTAACATATGAAACATATAATGCTATTTTGAGACaacatttaatacaatttaaaaatgaaataattaatatagaaaaaattcttatgaaacaaggtataaataataatctcctttaaatttaatgaatatttataaatattttttatatttattatatttattaatttatatttgtattgaattttagatagtaattttacatttttgtccttatcatcaattttaaaaaaaaatttatataatataaaaattttatatgaagttcataaaaaatctatatctaaTTGGATACTTCATCCAAATTGGAAGTGTGCATCTAAATTATTGTCATCTTTGTATTTCGAAATACAAAATTCACACAATCGagaaaaaactaatatttgtattagtttatatttagCTAGTTTTActgtttatttaaacataatcgATACATGGTTAAGTGAAGGCCGATTTGAAGATTGgagagaagaatttataattgcaaGGTAACTAGGaatgtataataaagtaataaatataaataataaattatttattcatattaggTTATCAAATAGTGCAATTCCAGAAAATAGCACACAAtatgaaacattttctttgAGATCTTTggataatatatgtttaatggatccaattatgcaatttttaataaaaaaagtacgaCATATAGGACAAAGTATTGAATTATTAGTATCTTTGGATCGAATTACAGatatatggaaaattaatataagagaaaatggtatgtaataattttatatttatatatttttatatctaaatattttattgtatttatataattttttcagaattaaaaagatcattggttgatgaattttatattaaattagaaacagaaatttctaaatatagtaCAAATGaacaagaaaaggaagaaatatctTCATCTCAACAAGAAGAAGTtgcaaaaaatgaatatgatgaagatgttgaaagaaatattacaaaacaaTTAACTGAGtttaataatccatttttattaaaagcttTTGAAGATTATCTTCCtcctgaattattaaaaaaaaataattctgatgatattaatattcccaaaattcaaaatatcaaaatagaaaCTAATATCTTCGAAAGGTTTATCTTTGAagttcttattataatatatatacttcaaataaattttcttacaaaaattattttgttaagtataaaatattatattttagacttgaaaaagtatcaaattatatattaccattcagaaaaatattagaaaatattttagcagatatattaatttcgcgATATAATGGTGCTAgcaaattagttaaaaatattatgtctgaagaatataaattagaattacatTTAATGTTAATGAGATCTGTTTATATGATGGAAGCAGGCCATATTatgaacaaattttatcaaagattGTTTCATGAggtatactataaatataaaatatttaatattcaatgcattattcttttaataattaaatctttatttaaattttgcttagattgaaaataatcaaatgtggaataattcatattttttatcatgcaTATTGGAAGAAATTCTTTCTCAATGGTGGTCAGATTTAAGTTCACGTTGGTCTATTACAGTTTCTAACATTCATACAAATCAAGTATTAATAGCTGttgataatataacattacatTATGCAATAGGCTGGCcgattaatattgtattaaatgaagaaactttcataaaatataatgaaatatttagatttcaattgaagttaaaatggGCTTTATGGAcgctaaataatttaagatttagtggtaaaagaaatatgaaaaattttttatttttaataaatcattataaataattatttttaataaataaatcattataaataattatttttaataaatcattataaatattattttttatagatttagaaGGTACAAAATTAATGtgtaagagaaataaattggaaCAGTTTCATATAAGGCGCATTGAAAGTTTACGATTCTGTTTGTTACATGCAATTACTTCAGTACATACTTATTTATCGGGTCaagtattacaaaatttaagtcTTATGttagaaaaatctttaacACAAGCTGAAAGTTTAGATACAATTATATCAGGtatgtaaaatgataaattttttaaatatataaaaaatatataaatatataaaatattaattagtaaaataaatttattaattaaatagatatatataattttattttttaaaattatagttcataatgaatatttaaacaaagttCATGAGCATTGTTTATTAACTGCTGAATATGAAGATTTAATGGCAACAATAactaatgtatgtatatataatgttattatttaatacatataatatattttgaataattatagaaataaatctatttcagTTAATTGAAATGTGTAATCATATCAGAGCACGatggaattataaaaagttaacaTTTGCTACTGAAGAATTAGATGTATTAGAAAACAGttataacaaatatcataCATATCTTGCTTTAGCCTTACATAATGCAGTTCAAAATAAGGATGCAAATTATTGTAAGtccaaaattctattaataatattatatgatttatttcaatctattattatttatttatgtttaattaacaataacaataaaacaaaatgttttattgtataaatgttgtattgttgtattttataaagatttatgataattcctatcaaatttaaaattctactaatatttcaaataatatttattataaattgctccaatttataaaaattttttattattattataatagtattaattctaaaaataaatatattattatattgatttaaattatcatttaatgtttttttttaattactttgttCACAGTGACTGGTTTAAGCTCTGCATTTAATTGCAGTATGTCatgtatttaacaataatatatttttaaattttttgtattcaataatattaattatattcaatgacatatcataatgatatataaatattttatttttattaattaaatactagtaataaaaaatgtaaattcatcattaattagaatataatataaaattattattactcttacatcttattctttcatttcttaagaaaaatgtgtatgtatgtgtatatatatatatatatatatatatatatatatataaatattgtacaatttatgtttaaatttatgtaagtttatatttataaaaattttaatattccgtcGTATTCTGTctagtttttatattaaaaatatttatttacttttcacGAATCatattagtttatattaataattccttttattcaaaaatcctAGTCAAtccttaataaatcttttcagACGAATTGATGCtacaatatcaaattaatacaaaagatatttatatagaaaataatgttaCTATGTATCCATTGAATAATCTCAGTCGTAGTTTGTTAATTGAAATAGCTTATCAATACTTACCACCATCAGGTTTACCTATTCCTATTCCAAAGATTATACACAAATTAGACTGGTACAGCAGCAGgtaagaaaatgaatattttaaaattatatcttataataattaatatttttaattattataatttaattaatatttttttattaaatttataaacaaaatgaattatttttaataaaaaaattaattttaaaatctacaaaatttatgataaaatattaaaaaattgagtatagttctataaatatatatatagtattttattttaaaatataaattttaaatgtttttaaaaataatttttaaaaataattttaaataattttaaaataatttttgtttttaaaaaatttttaaattattaaattgtaaaatataatataaatttttatatttttctagttTAAATTCTGAAAAGTCTTTACCAAATGACATTATTCTAAATGAATATGAACAAACATTTTCGTATATACGATGGTATCAATTAGAAGAAAGTGTTGTTGCAATCAATTTATCTCCATACATATTACATCGTGAAAtgcaagattttattaatgatgaaaaatcagaaataaattattaataaattacctataataaaaataaattataatgaaatttaataaaaaataaactacaaaaatatattgatagagataaaaaatagatattcataaaaaaatattacttttgtattatttcacggaggaattgaaaaataatgaaacattataacaatagttaataaatatgtgaattattattttcgtatttggaaataatttattttaatatacaattatatgtatatatacatatatatacatcttatattatatatatatatatatatgtatatacatatttctgtaattagttattattaatataatttagttccattaaaaaaattggtaagaaataataaaataaatacattttgtagtaagtaaatatttataaaattaagttatgAATAACATGATTGCAATATCTTATTAGCATTATGTaaagtaaaagagaaaaattttgtttattcaaacaaaattgtttactcaaattta contains:
- the LOC725685 gene encoding gamma-tubulin complex component 5 isoform X1, yielding MGTKILNDIHNDIKQLITAITSYEENEEGFQICERFCMTNIKHHRYLSVDSNSTKEAIKALIKKFSIHGKYDVAKKFEELVDTFVLSFNFEQHPQYDLQWHLLTLLLELANETYKSDLETLKLTRGECTFNITGENESEITEEIDWIEYLKEGQENFFNDYKSDTDSEWSNDTEDNIDIHSNFEVSINITDSNKAICIPSVEKELNKLSLALNEELNSKNWLLLNVQNSWWNELEWRKYPVKSNFFDAHFCEIWYKASGKNFYTLGTLSEYVVCRELLWMFYAPSQMVVFQQNEETKEFFIRPNISIPSLTIVAFNSILLPFCKYFSMIYDIEQFGIRLYSKQDDFCKKPPLTYETYNAILRQHLIQFKNEIINIEKILMKQDSNFTFLSLSSILKKNLYNIKILYEVHKKSISNWILHPNWKCASKLLSSLYFEIQNSHNREKTNICISLYLASFTVYLNIIDTWLSEGRFEDWREEFIIARLSNSAIPENSTQYETFSLRSLDNICLMDPIMQFLIKKVRHIGQSIELLVSLDRITDIWKINIRENELKRSLVDEFYIKLETEISKYSTNEQEKEEISSSQQEEVAKNEYDEDVERNITKQLTEFNNPFLLKAFEDYLPPELLKKNNSDDINIPKIQNIKIETNIFERLEKVSNYILPFRKILENILADILISRYNGASKLVKNIMSEEYKLELHLMLMRSVYMMEAGHIMNKFYQRLFHEIENNQMWNNSYFLSCILEEILSQWWSDLSSRWSITVSNIHTNQVLIAVDNITLHYAIGWPINIVLNEETFIKYNEIFRFQLKLKWALWTLNNLRFSDLEGTKLMCKRNKLEQFHIRRIESLRFCLLHAITSVHTYLSGQVLQNLSLMLEKSLTQAESLDTIISVHNEYLNKVHEHCLLTAEYEDLMATITNLIEMCNHIRARWNYKKLTFATEELDVLENSYNKYHTYLALALHNAVQNKDANYLTGLSSAFNCSMSCI
- the LOC725685 gene encoding gamma-tubulin complex component 5 isoform X2, which produces MGTKILNDIHNDIKQLITAITSYEENEEGFQICERFCMTNIKHHRYLSVDSNSTKEAIKALIKKFSIHGKYDVAKKFEELVDTFVLSFNFEQHPQYDLQWHLLTLLLELANETYKSDLETLKLTRGECTFNITGENESEITEEIDWIEYLKEGQENFFNDYKSDTDSEWSNDTEDNIDIHSNFEVSINITDSNKAICIPSVEKELNKLSLALNEELNSKNWLLLNVQNSWWNELEWRKYPVKSNFFDAHFCEIWYKASGKNFYTLGTLSEYVVCRELLWMFYAPSQMVVFQQNEETKEFFIRPNISIPSLTIVAFNSILLPFCKYFSMIYDIEQFGIRLYSKQDDFCKKPPLTYETYNAILRQHLIQFKNEIINIEKILMKQDSNFTFLSLSSILKKNLYNIKILYEVHKKSISNWILHPNWKCASKLLSSLYFEIQNSHNREKTNICISLYLASFTVYLNIIDTWLSEGRFEDWREEFIIARLSNSAIPENSTQYETFSLRSLDNICLMDPIMQFLIKKVRHIGQSIELLVSLDRITDIWKINIRENELKRSLVDEFYIKLETEISKYSTNEQEKEEISSSQQEEVAKNEYDEDVERNITKQLTEFNNPFLLKAFEDYLPPELLKKNNSDDINIPKIQNIKIETNIFERLEKVSNYILPFRKILENILADILISRYNGASKLVKNIMSEEYKLELHLMLMRSVYMMEAGHIMNKFYQRLFHEIENNQMWNNSYFLSCILEEILSQWWSDLSSRWSITVSNIHTNQVLIAVDNITLHYAIGWPINIVLNEETFIKYNEIFRFQLKLKWALWTLNNLRFSGKRNMKNFLFLINHYKYYFL